From the Paraflavitalea soli genome, the window CAGTAAAAAGCGATCATGCAAAGAGCATATAATAATGAGCCGTTTTTCAGGTTCTCTGAGACCGGTTTGCAAACATGTTCATAAAACCAGGGGAAGGCACTTGTATAAACAGGCTTTCCGTTTTCTGAAAGATGATCTACCCAACGGAATAAGCCGAGAAGGCGTGGGAGAAACCCGCTCAATACAAAAATGAACAGTGGGTTCTTTCCAAAAACATCGAAAAACTTACTCAGGCTTTTGGTCACACCCCTTTGTTCATGCACTTTCTTGAATTCAATAAGGAAGATCAAAAGTGATAGGACAAATATGGCGAGTCCGGTGGTATAAAGTACAAAAGAGCTGGTCCATATCTTTTTGTTGATGGGAAATACCATATCCCAGGCAAAGCCGGCAAAGATAAGTAAGCTACCGGCCACAAAAAGATGGGTAAGCATATCATAGGTTTTCCCCTTCTGCTGAATATAATGTCCAACGAAGTACCCAAATATGACCTGAACAATAGAAGTAAGCGTGCTGGTAATGCCTTCCGGATCGAAAGGAATACCTTCCCCTTTATACATATGGGCAATGCCCAAAATGTCCTTGTCTACCTGTGTGCCAAAATAACCTTGCAGGCTGAAAGGATCGGCAGGATTGCCCAGCAGGCACATTACCCAATAACCCAGCAATAGGATAATGCAGGTAAAAAATGCACCCCGTATTTTAAAGAAATAAACGATCAGGGATGCAAAGCAATAGCTGAGCGCGATCCGTTGAAGGACACCCAATATCCGTACGCCGGAAGGTGTACGTCCCTCCACGATAGGATCCGCCCATGGTCTGGATACCAGGGCCCCATCTACCCACCTTATGAAGGGAGCCCAATTGAGAAACAGGCCAATAGCAAAGATGAGCAGTGTGCGTGTAAATACTTTTTTGAGAAATGCAGAGGTGCCGGCAGCTTCAAGTCGGGGCATTACAAATGACATTGCATTGCCTACTGCAAAAAGGAAAAACGGAAAAACCAGGTCTGTTGGTGTGCAACCATGCCAGGGAGCATGCTCAAGAGGAGCGTAAATATGTCCCCAGCTACCAGGATTGTTTACCAGGATCATGAGCGCTACCGTGGCGCCGCGAAATACATCGAGGGAATAGAAGCGTTGGGTCAAAGCTGTGGATTTAAAGGGAAAGATAAGCAACAAGGTTGAAGCTGCAAGAACTAACAACCTTGCAAAGAATTCCGTTATTTAAAACAAAAATAGCTGATGCCTTGAATTTTGGTCTGGCGTTTGTAATGGGTGTGCTGCCTGGTATTAAATACTGGTTTTTACTTAGTGGTGAATGAAAGAGCTGTGTGGCGTTTAATCCTTACAGTTCAATCTATTTGAGCAGTGAATTAACCGGATAATGACCGGGATCAATCGCATAAAGATTGACGCCCATATCTGCCATTCTGGACCAGTCCCCAATTTGTGACTGAGAAGTTGGTATTTTTTATTGAAAAATAATGATTTAAGTATTTTAATGTCGTGATTTTGCACATTAAAAATCTCCTATATTTGCAAACGTCAAACGAAAAGTTGGCAGTCCAAGTGATTTTTTGTTGACCTGGAACGAATACCTGTGAAAACATTAATAAACGCATTTTTACAATTGAGTGGAAGGGTATGGGGAGTACTTCGCAAGAAGACTCACTTATACCCTTTCGCTTTATATAATAGATTTTAGTGCAATAAGTACACTAATAATCAGTCATTTATGGTTAAATCATGTGACTGAGGTGGCGAAGCCTTGCAATGAAAATAGTAGCTGGAACCATTTGATAAATGAAATATTGGGCACACGAAACGGCTGTTATTGATCCCGGTAGTAGCATCGGGGATTATACTCGTATATGGCATTTTTCGCATATTATGCCTGGATGCGTGATCGGAGAACGCTGTAACCTGGGTCAGAACGTCGTTGTGATGCCTGAGGTAGTGATAGGGAACAATGTAAAGATTCAAAACAACGTATCCATTTATACTGGTGTGGTTTGCGAAGATGATGTTTTTCTGGGTCCATCGATGGTATTTACCAACGTTATCAATCCAAGAAGTGCCATTGTACGTAAACATGAATATCAAAAAACACTGGTAAGAAAAGGTGCCTCGATCGGCGCCAATGCTACTATCATTTGTGGCAATACCATTGGCGAATACGCGTTAATAGGCGCCGGCACTGTAATAACTAAAGACGTAAAGCCTTATGCCCTGGTGATCGGCAATCCCGGCAGGCAGGTAGGTTGGGTAAGTGAATATGGACACCAACTGGAGTTTAATGAAAAAGGAATGGCAATTTGCCCGGAAAGTAAACAAGTATATCGACTGGAAAACGAACAGGTGAAGAAAAATGGCCAGTAATGGTACGATAAGAAAATGGTATGCAGTCTACACGAAACCCCGGTGGGAAAAAAAGGCACATGCCCTGTTGGTAGAGAAAGGGATAGAATGCTATTGTCCATTGAATAAAGTACATCGTAAATGGAGCGACCGGATCAAGGTAGTGGAAGAACCTTTATTCAAATCCTACGTATTTGTGCGGGTAAATGAAGAAGAGAAAACCCCTGTACGTATGGTGAATGGCGTAGTGAATTTTGTGTACTGGCAGGGAAAACCTGCCCTGATCAGGGATAAAGAAATATTTGCTATCCGTAAATTCCTGAATGAATATGAAAATGTGGAGGTGAGGCAGGTAGATATAGCTCCGGAGGCCACTGTGGTGGTAGAACAAGGTGTGCTGATGGGCAAAAAAGGGACTGTAAAACGTGTGCTGCGTAAAAAAGTAGAAGTTCTGATTGAAAGTATCGGTTTTACCCTGACCGCTTATATTGATAAATCGAAAGTTGTGGTTATTGAAAAACAGTAGATTTGATAATTACCTAAAATGATCTTCATGCAACGCCTATTCGGCATTTTACTGGTCATCATCATTATAATAGTAGGAAGTTCCTGTGGCAATGTAAAAAACCTGCAATATGTGCAGGGGGCCTTTGATACGGCGAAATTGAGCAAAGTTCAATTTACGGATCCGGTGATACAAACCGGGGACCTGTTGGGCATTAATTTGTACAGCGATGATGCAAAAGCTACGGCAGCAGTAATGGCGCAGCCAACAACGATCAGTGCTCTGGCAGGAAATTCCGGTACAGCCAGTACAGCTACACCTGCTGCTACTCCTGGCACAGGCTATCTCGTAAACCAGGATGGGTTCATACAATTATATAAAATAGGTATGATCAAGGCTGCGGGTATGACGAAAAAACAACTGGCCGACTCGCTGGCGCAACGGTACGTGACCTTGGACCTGCTAAAGAATCCTTTTGTAGAAGTACGATTCCTCAACTATAAGGTTACATTGGTTGGTGAAGTAGCCCATCCCGGTACGTATAGTTTTCCGACGGAGAAAATAAATATTTTCGAGGCCATAAGCCTCGCAGGTGATATTACAGTATTTGGAAAGCGGAATAATGTAAAGGTGGTGAGGGAGATAAATGGAGTGAGACAGTTTGTTGAGCTGGATCTTAGTAAGCCCGATGTCTTTGGCTCGCCATATTATTACCTGCAGCAGAATGATATGGTAATTGTGGATGTGACTAAGAACAAAGCCGCAGTGAATGATCAGGTTACTGTACGAAATATTACTGTAGCGGCCAGCATATTGGCAACGATTGCTATTTTCATTAATATATTCAAATAGACATGACAGAAGCTACTATAGATCAACAACGGTCTAAACCTTCTATTACCCCCCGCGAGCTTATATTCAAATATATCCGCTTCCTGCCATGGTTAATTGTTTCTGTGATCCTGATGCTGGCAGGCGCCTATATTAAATTGCGTTACTCCACGCCCGTCTATAGCGTATCAGGCAAATTATTGGTAAACAGCCAGACCCCTTACAGCAATGCAGGAGAAAAGTTTGATGATATCTTCATGATGCAGCGGGCAGACAAGCTGAATGATGAGATAGAGATCATTAAATCACGTTCCATGGCCAGCCGGGTAGTCCGCAGCTTGGGTTTGGAAATGCAGGTAAATAATAAGGGGAAGATCCGCTCGACGATCATTCACCCAAGGGATGTGCCTTTTCAATTCAATATTGTAGCCATCGATTCAACTAAGGGGTTCAGCGTTTTGGTGACCCTCACAGATAATGATCAGTTCAGGCTGAACGAGAATCCTAAAAAATACTTCTTCAACGAGTTGGTGCAAATACCCGGTGTAAGTTTCCGGATCACGCCCAACAACTCCGACAGACATGCTTTTGCCAGTAATGATTTTGCAGTTAGCTGGGTACCCACAGAAATCGTAGCTGCCACGCTTAGCGGTAATATCGGGGTGGCCAGGGTTACAGAAGGGACCAATGTGTTGTATCTTACCTATCAGACTGAAAACGTAAGGCTGGGCATGGACATCGTGAACCAGTACATGAAGGAGTACCAGCAAGGTAGCCTTGAAGACAAGCGGGAGATTGCCGGTAAAACCCTTGCGTTCATCAACAGTCAAAAAGATACAGTATTCAGAGAATTGAGAAGTGTGGAAGGCAACCTGCAAAAATACCGTCAGGAAAACCAACTATACAATGCAGAGGCTCAGACAAACCTTCTTTTTGATGAATTGTCCGAGAGCAACAAAGAAGCTATAAAACAGGGTGTAAGCCTGCGACAAATAGATTATAACATTGCTTATCTTTCTGACAGTAACAAACGTAATGAGTTCCAGATGATCTCCTCCATGTTAGGTGTGGATGAGCCATCATTGGCTGATCAGGTTATAACTTTCAATAGACTACAGTTAGAGCGGGAAACAGCCCTTAAAACAATACCGGCTGGTAACCCAACGATCCTAAACATGGAGGCCGCCATTGAAAGATTGCGTAAGGATATCATTGAGAACCTGCGAAATGTACGGCAAACTCATGTGTTGGCATTGAATGAGGTTTCACGCCAAAATACTGGAACTAACCAGGTAATCAGTTCTATTCCAGCCAAGGAAAAACAATTGCTGGAAGTTACCCGGCAGCAGGCCATCTTACAGGAGCTCTATTCTTACCTGCTGCAGAAGCAGTTGGAAACAGCATTGGCCTCTGCTTCTACTATTTC encodes:
- a CDS encoding acyltransferase family protein, whose protein sequence is MTQRFYSLDVFRGATVALMILVNNPGSWGHIYAPLEHAPWHGCTPTDLVFPFFLFAVGNAMSFVMPRLEAAGTSAFLKKVFTRTLLIFAIGLFLNWAPFIRWVDGALVSRPWADPIVEGRTPSGVRILGVLQRIALSYCFASLIVYFFKIRGAFFTCIILLLGYWVMCLLGNPADPFSLQGYFGTQVDKDILGIAHMYKGEGIPFDPEGITSTLTSIVQVIFGYFVGHYIQQKGKTYDMLTHLFVAGSLLIFAGFAWDMVFPINKKIWTSSFVLYTTGLAIFVLSLLIFLIEFKKVHEQRGVTKSLSKFFDVFGKNPLFIFVLSGFLPRLLGLFRWVDHLSENGKPVYTSAFPWFYEHVCKPVSENLKNGSLLYALCMIAFYWSIVYWLDKKKIYIKV
- a CDS encoding GumC family protein; amino-acid sequence: MTEATIDQQRSKPSITPRELIFKYIRFLPWLIVSVILMLAGAYIKLRYSTPVYSVSGKLLVNSQTPYSNAGEKFDDIFMMQRADKLNDEIEIIKSRSMASRVVRSLGLEMQVNNKGKIRSTIIHPRDVPFQFNIVAIDSTKGFSVLVTLTDNDQFRLNENPKKYFFNELVQIPGVSFRITPNNSDRHAFASNDFAVSWVPTEIVAATLSGNIGVARVTEGTNVLYLTYQTENVRLGMDIVNQYMKEYQQGSLEDKREIAGKTLAFINSQKDTVFRELRSVEGNLQKYRQENQLYNAEAQTNLLFDELSESNKEAIKQGVSLRQIDYNIAYLSDSNKRNEFQMISSMLGVDEPSLADQVITFNRLQLERETALKTIPAGNPTILNMEAAIERLRKDIIENLRNVRQTHVLALNEVSRQNTGTNQVISSIPAKEKQLLEVTRQQAILQELYSYLLQKQLETALASASTISNIKVVEPAMSSGIPVSPNRRGLYIMAFAIGIAVPVAIIFLLEYLNDKVKSKAEIQQMTSAPILGEVGHADHANTLVVTGTSRKFLAEQFRIIRSNLQYILPKVEKPAILVTSSFSGEGKSFVSTNLGSVLALSGKRTVILEFDIRKPKILKGLGLHERKGITNYIVSNIKVEEVIHPVPSVENLFVVPCGPVPPNPAEMLLNERVELLFRELRNLFDVIIVDTAPIGLVSDAMSLGRFVDATVYIVRHNYTMKKQIQLIEDIYQHNKLPHLSIIINDIDTRSSYGGYGYGGYGYGYGYGYGLGKASLGYFESENGDAKRSRLRRWFSRSSKK
- a CDS encoding UpxY family transcription antiterminator translates to MASNGTIRKWYAVYTKPRWEKKAHALLVEKGIECYCPLNKVHRKWSDRIKVVEEPLFKSYVFVRVNEEEKTPVRMVNGVVNFVYWQGKPALIRDKEIFAIRKFLNEYENVEVRQVDIAPEATVVVEQGVLMGKKGTVKRVLRKKVEVLIESIGFTLTAYIDKSKVVVIEKQ
- a CDS encoding polysaccharide biosynthesis/export family protein; translated protein: MQRLFGILLVIIIIIVGSSCGNVKNLQYVQGAFDTAKLSKVQFTDPVIQTGDLLGINLYSDDAKATAAVMAQPTTISALAGNSGTASTATPAATPGTGYLVNQDGFIQLYKIGMIKAAGMTKKQLADSLAQRYVTLDLLKNPFVEVRFLNYKVTLVGEVAHPGTYSFPTEKINIFEAISLAGDITVFGKRNNVKVVREINGVRQFVELDLSKPDVFGSPYYYLQQNDMVIVDVTKNKAAVNDQVTVRNITVAASILATIAIFINIFK
- a CDS encoding acyltransferase; translation: MKYWAHETAVIDPGSSIGDYTRIWHFSHIMPGCVIGERCNLGQNVVVMPEVVIGNNVKIQNNVSIYTGVVCEDDVFLGPSMVFTNVINPRSAIVRKHEYQKTLVRKGASIGANATIICGNTIGEYALIGAGTVITKDVKPYALVIGNPGRQVGWVSEYGHQLEFNEKGMAICPESKQVYRLENEQVKKNGQ